In the Triticum aestivum cultivar Chinese Spring chromosome 2B, IWGSC CS RefSeq v2.1, whole genome shotgun sequence genome, CAAGGCTCTATAGAAGCACACAAGAAGAATTAGCACTTCACGACTTTGACGCATTTTGGAGAAGGAAACTCTCTTTTCCCAATATTTGAAGTACCTGTGAAACTGAACCAACATATTACCACATCCAACTTTTTTGCACCTGCAAATACGTCTGAACTTCAGACAAGAAAATCACTTAGAAACAATACAGAAACTGGGCATTGTACAGTCGCAGGGAACACCTGAAACCTCCCATCAGAGGCTCGCCGCCGCTGGATCCCGCGCGCCCGTGCTGGGGGCGGTGGAGTGGCTGTGGACGTGAGTCCAGGGAGGAAGGAGGCAGGGGGGATCTCCGGCTGTGCTCGACGGCGCTCAGGTGATGCACCACCCGGCCGACGCTGGGAGGAAGGAGGCAGGGGGTCTCCAGCGGGGGCCGCCAGGTGGCGCGTTGTGGCCTTGGGAGGCGACGGCAGTGCGCGGGATCCATGGACAGGAGGCGGCGCGTGGGATCCAGGGCCCGCCGGCGGCGCTCGGGATCCAACGCCTGGCAACAGCACGCAGGGGAAGATGGCGGCAGCGGCGCATTGGAGCCGGTCTGGACCCGACCGTGGGGAGGCGCGCTGGCCGAGGGAGGAAGCGGGAGGCTCGCCGGCCGTTGGGATTAGGGGGATGCTCGCTGGCCGTTGGGATTagggggaggcgtgcggcggcggggatGGTGGCGGCTGGGAATCGGGGAGAGTGGGGAGAGGTGGGGAATAGTGCGAGAAATTTGCACATTTCTTTTCCAAGTTCGGCGTATGTCTCGTAAACCCCTCCCCCGCGTCGTCTCCTCCGAGGCGACTCGGGGGCCATCCCTAGCCGCCGCGTTAGGCCCCCCCTCCCTTCCCCTCCCCTCCGCCGCCGTCAGAGGAGCCCATCGGCGCGCCCGCGCGGCTCTGACGAAGGTGGCGGCGGGTATCTCGGCGGCTCCACCCCGTGTGGAGGGCCTCGGcttccggggcggcggccccgggcggCGGTGCGCGTCGCGGCCtgtgcggcgggcggcggcggcgggtgcaggTGGGCTGCCTCCCCTCGCTGGTCGCTGTGCCATGGAGAAGTGGCACTTGTAACTTCGATCTACTCCAATTCGCGTCGATCCCGGTCCCTGGTGGCTCTGGTCGGCAGTTCTTGGGCGTCGGCTGCGGATCTTGTGGGTGGGTGCGGATCCGCGGGAAACCCCTGGCCAGCGCGGCGGCCACACCGAAGACGTCGCCTCTGGGCGTCGTTTCCCTTGTTGGAGGCTTCGGTGGGATTCCTCTTCCTTCCACCCCACCCATGAGCTCGGGTGAAAGCCTTAGGTCCCCTTTTCCTGGCGACAACGGCATTTTGGTGGCATGTTCCTTCCCGAAGGTGTCGTCCAGGGATGGCTCAAGTGGTGGTGGAGTTGGGTGTGGTTCGACGGCGGTTTGGTGGCCTGATCTCATCGTGGGCATCCTGCTATGGTCCAGGTGTGGAGTGCTTCAACCTCTGGTGCAAGGGGATTGGGGTCCCTGCCTCAGTGCCAGCGGTAGGCCTTCGGCGTTAGCGATTCCGATCCTTGACCGGGGCATGGTGTTGCATCCTTTTGGCCTTCTCTGATGTTTCAGCGCCTTCGTCCAACAACTCTCATTCGGTGCTTTGCCTTGCTGCTGCCAACAACAGTGTTTGGGTGGTCGGTTTTCAGTTTCATGTGGGTATGTTCCTGGTGCCTCTCATTTGGCCGCTTGGGCACTTTGATTTGGGTTCTAGGGTGAACCACTTCGTCGGCCGCCGGTGCGGCACCCATCGACCCTGGGTGAAAGGGTAGGGACCCTTTGCGGCGGCGGAGTCAGATCATGTGCTGCCCTGTTTGGTCCTTTGGTGGCACTCAATGACACAAAACATGCATGGTGATGCCCCTCTCCCGTCGCCCTAGTAGGTTAGCTAGTTTCGGCCTTGAGGCGTTCGATAGCAAGAGTGTTGTTCTCTTTGTCTTCGAGTTGTTCTACTGATCAGCACATtgtatctttttttcctttttcgtttttctttcttGTTGTAAGTTGCAGTCCTCTacttcctggccggttgatggctttgttaattcaaagccgggctcttcttgagccttcgttctaaaaaaaatagTGCGAGCTCTGGAGATTCCAGCTACAGAAAAGACCCAGGCCGTTGCCCTCCCAAGGGCCACCGAAAGAGGGTTGGGTTAAAATCAACACGGATGGAGCTACACACTGGGCACGGGTGCGAGGAGGAACGGGCTTTGTTGCCCGTGATCACCATGGACATTATCTGAGAGCGGGAGGCTCAAAGTATGAGGGGATGACTGATCCGTTGACGCTTGAACTTCTTGCCCGCAGAGATGCGTTTTTCATGGCACGTGATATGGGTCTACACCGAGTTGAAGTCGAAACAGATTGCCATGAAATCATACGGCTGTGGGAGACTACGCAGAAATCGTCATGTTATCATCTATTGAGAGATATGGAAGTGTTGAGTACCTTTTTCCAGGGATTCAGGCTACGGTTCGCCAGCCGGCGATGTAATACGGTCGCTCACCGGGTAGCTAGACAATCGTTAGACCTTTCTGTATCTATACTTATGTATGAGACAATCCCTGGGTGGCTGGCTGATTTATTACAGCCAGACATGCTAGCGTCAAATGAATAAAGAGCCAACTGGCGTTTTAGCTTCAAAAAAAGGGAGAGGTGGGGAACGTTGGGTTTGGGGGGTggtctttttttcttctgtttgggctttttcttttttgtttcgtTGCGGGGCGGGGGCACTAGGCCGATCATGATCAGAATAACCATTCTGATCCCATGATCAGAATAATGTCACTATATATTACTCCATTcatcctaaaattcttgtcttagatttacctagatatggatgtatctaatactaaaacgtgacttgacaCATCCACATTTAGATAAATcaaagacaagaattttaggatggagggagtataattaaCTAAGCCTCTGCTGACtcgatgcattaattgttttgtatgtacatatattaacgtttctttcttcttttagccctctggatcgagccaaacttccatAGGGAGACGAGGttcgaagaaaaggttgcgccggCATGAAAGGTTCATGATCGAAGAAGTCGCTCGagatggccaaccgattgctccCAAGCGGACCAAGGACACATTTATACATTTGCAGAGTTATTGTTAGGGACAGCGTCACGATCAGCATCCAAGAATGGATAAGAAGGACCCTGAAGTTTGTTATGTCCACGATAGACAGAAATATGATCTTTAGAACTCGCTGATGACACATCTCAGCCTACCTCCAGAAGAGGATCCGAATAAGCAAGTTATTCTCCCGAAGGTCAAGgcgtttgctcttaagaagatggcaactatTCAAGAACTGGAAGAAAgatttgaataaaatgtttgtcgacaaacataagactccagaattcaccgatcaatatgcgaagataaaagatcattggcCCGCATTTGCCGCCTACAAGAAATTGGAGAAGGCCAAGCAAAAGTCAGAGATAAATAAGAAAAATGTTGCAAAGAATAAGTATCGCCATgttacggggtcaggtggctacaacAAAGCCCGACCCACATGGGACaaagctgaacaagacctgcttgctaaaggggtccaaccagCGACACTGCACTGGCCAGATCggtcaaggacttggttcttcggggttgggggaactttgaaCCCATAATCAGGGAAGTGTGTTTGGACGAAAGCTCAagttgcaatacccgtcaagaagcttgaGGAAGAAATCAAGGTAGCGCGGGAAGGGAGATTCCAtcccgacagagagaaggacgagctgacacaggcccttgggaatcctggacactctggacgaacacgaggcacatcAGGCTCTGTTCCGTGGGTGCATGGGTTTCCCGACAGCGGTGGTTATAGAAGCCGAGAGAGAAAAAGGAAAGAGAAAGCAAGCGAAATGCAGAAGATGATTGCAAGATTAGCAAAACTAGAGAAACTTGAGAGCCAGCGAGCTACCGaccaaccatctcagcggcacgaagATCCTTCGTTCGACACTGCCctcgaagctaccccaccatctcagtagagaagcagcgtggcttccacggagctcgttCATCATCATATCacggctcctcgctaccccgtggatagtATCACGGAGAATGAACATTGTGTGCTAATGGCGAAATGCCATAACCTGACCTTGAAGGTGGTGGTCGGCTCTTTCTTACCTCCTCAAGATGAAGGGACTTTCCATTGCCGTCCGATTCCACATGGCTTTGCTATTGTcggggtggatgaaataatggagtgATTTGAGGGGCTGGAGCTTGagtaccctacaggtgaaggggagattcaTCTGGAAAATGCCTTAAGGAGTACCTGCCTATGGAGAAAGGAGAACATCAAGCTTCTAAACTGGACGCCGCCTCAGCAAACTCCTCCTAGTCCAGCTCAGCCGTCTCAGCTTCCTAAGTCGTCTCCGGCGCGTGAGCTGTCTCCACCGCCTGAGCGGACTCCAGTGGAGGAGGCCTGTTAGCAAAGTCCTCTTCCGTCTCAGCTACCTCCGGCGGGTCAACtgactccgcctcctccggcgcgtcagtggactcctcctcctccggcgcgtcAGCGGACTCCGCCGCCTCACTCCAATGGCTACCAATACAATAGGCGGGAAGAAATTCAAAGCTGGTCCAAGCCTCAGGGCTCCTCCAAAATTACCATATGAGAGGTCTGACGAGGAAAGCAAGGATATCAGTGCTGCTGAAGTGCAGGCCCATTTTGAATGGAAACGTCCACCTCCGAAGGAAATAATAGATCTGGTGAAAAGGAATCGCACTCTGGATGCCCttaagcgaccaccaccgcctctgCCGCCATCCAACTATGACCGCTATATTGCAAAGACATATGATGAAGCGccgcggtcgggaagtactaccaGAGCTGCAAGACAaagtgggaaaaaaattccccagctcggcgaacaggagaagaataatgccccccgctcaaggtgtctagcgatatcgctaATCATCCGAGGCTAGTGCTCGGTACCACTCTTGGTGATTACGTGCGTGATGATGTACATTTTGAAATGGCTGAGGTAGTAGCTCCCTTTAGATACGAGcgcgggaagcctctcgtcaaagctGATCAGCTCTCGCATCTAACAACTATGGTGCGAAAATTACATGACTGGTACTTGGATACCTGCAGCAAGGATGTGACCGACAGTATATTGCTGGGAATTAAAGATGAGCATGACTTCATTGGAGTTGAGGTGATGCCTATTAAATTTGTggaattatttcagttattcaatcaagacgccctcgacaaacaactcgtgagttgctattgtctgtaagtattATTTCTGTAGTTAAGTCTCTAGCTCAGCTTGTTCATtgtatgtatatataattatcctcactatattatgcagattgaagatcgtcaaatgcaaaagaggacaaatctatgacattgggttcattagccCAAGTACCGTAAATGAATGGAAGGTACAAAACAGAGTTGAAGATACTGATGAAAACTTGCTAAAAGCGTTCCTTCGACATCAAAACAAAAGGGAAATAttatttccttacaacttcaagtgagtgttgttctcttgtgcatattcagttttGCTTATTGTGGTTGAGTACTGTAATCGATGAGTTATGCGTGCGAAGGGGTAAAGATCCTAAGGATTATGCGGATATGGGTGAAATGCTCCAGAAGAGTAAGTTCAATCATTATCgtaccatatcggcaactttcgtgcatttcctgatatcaagtaacaATTTTCTTTAccgggcagggtttggaaaaagttcaccagaatggttccgggtctgaaaaggagctgcgatttacaccACCCACCTCTCATTatttctagtttcatcaataccattatcatgcttta is a window encoding:
- the LOC123040278 gene encoding uncharacterized protein isoform X2 yields the protein MDPAHCRRLPRPQRATWRPPLETPCLLPPSVGRVVHHLSAVEHSRRSPLPPSSLDSRPQPLHRPQHGRAGSSGGEPLMGGFRCKKVGCGNMLVQFHRALCFSHHHQRTSSSYFADARHTIVFSRNAFQSC
- the LOC123040278 gene encoding uncharacterized protein isoform X1, with amino-acid sequence MDPAHCRRLPRPQRATWRPPLETPCLLPPSVGRVVHHLSAVEHSRRSPLPPSSLDSRPQPLHRPQHGRAGSSGGEPLMGGFRCKKVGCGNMLVQFHRYFKYWEKRVSFSKMRQSREVLILLVCFYRALCFSHHHQRTSSSYFADARHTIVFSRNAFQSC